The DNA region TCGCCGCGAAGTGAACGTGACATAATGATAAGCCCTGCAGCTGAAACGAGAACAACTCCGGCTGCAGCAATATAAAGACCTGTATAGTTTATACCTGTATCATCCACGATAACACCGATCGAAGATATGTCAACAACTCCGCCTTTGTCATCGCGTATGCTGTATTCGATCTTATCCTTGGAAAAACTGTCAACGGAAACGTTCATGCCAAGCGCTGAACTTGCATCGATCATACTGTTTATGATCTCCATCTGCTTTTCCTTGTCAAGATTCTTGAGAATCTGGTTCTTTTCAGCCTGAGGCATGTTTTTAATGTATTCATCCTTTTCTTCTTCAGTCATTTTAGAAAAGTCTGTTTTTGTTTCCTTTGCCGGAGCCGCATTTTCGTGGTTTTCTCCGGATTCTGCCGCCGGCTGTGCATTTTCAGTATTTCCTGCTTCCGGTGATGCGGAACCGTCATTCTGTACTTCAGGTGTCTGTTCTTCCGCAGCCTGATTTTCTTCTGATGATGAATCGGGAACGGCATCCTCACCGAGATACTGTCTTATCGCTTCATCAGTCCTGCCTGTATACCCAAGGATAGCTGAAACCATTTTATCATACTGTTCCGGAGTGTATTCAGTTCCCTGAAGGTAATTTGCCCCCTGCTGAACGTACGTTTCCGGAAATCCGGCAGCTCTTGCAGCAGCAATAACATCAGCTTCTGATGCAGCCTTTACTTCCGGAGAATTACCGGCCATAAAAGGTACCAGAGCGACAGCTGCCGCTGCAGCGATACCTGAATATTTCATTCTGTTTTTCATTATCCTTATACCTCTTTTCATAATCACGGATACAGAAAACACTTTCACTGCTTACGGGCGATTTTGTATTCATCGCCGTCTCTGTAATACGGACATTTTCTGTAATGTCCTTCGATAAGACGACAGTATTCGTCTTCATCAAGGTCCATTTCACAAACATATGAATCCCATTCCTCATCATATGAGTAATAGGCGCATGTCTCACATTCGTTCATACTGACGCTTCCTTATCAGATATCGTTCTTTATGATATCGTCGAGAGATTCTCTCTGAACCACGATCCTGTCTGATGAGGAGTTTACAAATACAACTGCAGGCTTGCGGAGTCTGTTGTAGTGTGATGACATCGCATAGTTATAGGCACCTGTAGCGCAGACTGCAATGATGTCACCAGGCTCACAGTGCTGAAGCGGCATGTTTTCACCGATCATATCGCCTGTTTCGCAGCATCTGCCGGCAATTGTAACCTTTTCGTCCTTAGGAAGAGAAGCCTTGTTTGCCACAACTGCATCGTACTCTGCCTGATAAAGGATATATCTCGGGTTGTCACACATGCCTCCGTCAATGGAAACGTATGTTCTTATGTTCGGAATAATCTTTCTGCCGCCGCATGTGTAAAGTGTGATACCTGCGGAACCGACTACTGAACGGCCCGGTTCGATAAGTATAAACGGTCTCTTAACATCATTCTTTTCGCAGAATGAATTTACAACTTCTGCAACGGCCTTCATGTATTCGTCATAAGGGAGCGGATCGTCACCTTCAACGTACTTTATGCCGAAGCCGCCGCCAAGGTTGAGTTCAGGGATCTCGAATCCTGTTTCGTCCTTTATCTGCTTGATGAACTTCATCATGATCTCAGCCGCTGCAACAAATCCCTGTGTGTCGAGGATGCTTGAGCCGATGTGACAGTGAATTCCTGCAAAATCGAGGTTTTCAAGTGACATTGTTTTCTTTACGGCTTCAAAAGCTTCTCCTGTTTCAAGAGCAAAACCGAACTTTGAGTCGATCTGTCCGGTACTGATAAAGCTGTGTGTATGTGCGTCAACACCCGGCTTGATCCTGAGAAGAACGCGGAACTTCTTTCCCTTTTCCTTTGCGATCCTTTCAAGGGTATCAAGTTCAAATACGTTGTCAGCAACGATTCGGCCGATGCCGAGATCTGCCGCCATGTTTATTTCCTCTTCAGTCTTGTTGTTTCCGTGGAAAACAGCTTTGCTCATATCAAAGCCAGCCTTGTATGCTGTATAGATCTCTCCTGCGGAAACGACATCGATGCCCATGCCTTCCTGCTGCATAACACGGTAGATTTCCTTGCACGAGAAAGCCTTGCTTGCAAAGCATGCCATGCCCTTTCCGTCGTAGAACCTGTTTATACTGTCTATATATGTACGGCAGTGAGTTCTTATCATGTCTTCATCCATTACATAAAGAGGTGTGCCGTACTTCTTAGCGAGATCAACGGTATCGTGACCGTTTATCGCGAGATTACCTTTTTCATTTACACTTAGATTTTCTGATACAAACATTATTAACACCCTTTCAGAATTAAAAAACTCTTTTTTATTATAACATTTTTTTTAACTCATTTCAATACAAATTCCCAAATTAAAAAAAGTCACAGACATTACTTGAATTTTAGGTGCTAATAGTATATAATAGAAATATCTAATTTTTCTTAAAAGGAGATCGTAATAATGTACAGTAATTTAATGGACTCAATCGGATTCGTTGCAAAGAGCGACCCTGAAGTAGCTGAGGCTATGAACAAGGAACTCGGCCGTCAGAGAAGAAACCTCGAACTCATCGCAAGTGAGAACATCGTTTCACCTGAAGTAATGGCTGCTATGGGTTCTGTTCTTACAAACAAGTATGCTGAAGGTTATCCTGGCAAGCGTTACTACGGCGGATGCGAATACGTTGATATAGTTGAAAACATCGCTATTGAAAGAGCAAAGAAACTCTTCGGCGCTGAATATGCAAACGTTCAGGCGCACTCGGGCGCACAGGCTAACACAGCTGTTTACTTTGCTGTTCTCGAACCAGGCGACACTGTTCTCGGTATGAGCCTTGCACACGGCGGACACCTCACACACGGTTCACCGGTAAACCTTTCAGGAAAGTACTTCAACTTCATTCCTTACGGCCTCGGTGATGACGGCAGGATCAACTACGACGAGATTGAAAAGCTCGCTAAGGAAAACAAGCCAAAGCTTATCGTTGCAGGTGCTTCAGCTTATCCAAGAGCAATCGACTTCGAAAGAATCTCAAACATTGCTAAGTCTGTAGGCGCATTATTCATGGTTGACATGGCTCACATTGCAGGTCTTGTTGCTGCCGGATGTCACCAGTCACCTGTACCGTATGCAGATATCGTAACAACAACAACTCACAAGACTCTCAGAGGGCCAAGAGGCGGTCTTATCCTTACAAACAACGAAGAACTCGCAAAGAAGATCAACAAGGCAATCTTCCCTGGCATTCAGGGCGGTCCTCTAATGCACGTTATCGCTGGTAAGGCAGTATGCTTCGGCGAAGCACTCAAGGACAGCTTCAAAGAATATGAAACTCAGGTAGTTAAGAATGCAAAGGCACTTGCTGATGCTCTCATGGCAAAGGGATTCAACCTTGTATCAGGCGGTACAGACAACCACCTTATGCTCGTTGACCTCCAGTCATTCAACATCACAGGCAAGGAACTCGAACACAGACTCGATGAAGTATTCATCACAGTTAACAAGAATGCAGTTCCTAACGATCCTCAGAGCCCGTTCGTTACAAGCGGCGTAAGAATCGGTACACCTGCAGTTACAACACGTGGTCTTAAGGAAGACGACATGAAGCAGATCGCTGAATTCATCTACCTTGCTGCAACAGATTTCGAAAACAATGCAGACAAGATCAGAGAAGGCGTAAATGCTATCTGCAAGAAGTACCCTCTCTACGAATAATAGCTGTCAGAGAAAAGGAAAGCACTGATATAATATCAGCGTTTTCATAACAGATAAATTTCTTATTCAGGGACTTTACCTATGAAGTCCCTGAATATTTTTATATGATAAAGAGGAATGATCAATGGCTTCACCTTTAGCAGACAGAATAAGACCAAAAACACTCGATGATGTTGTCGGACAGAAGCATCTTCTTTCCGAAGGAAAGCCGCTCCGCCGGATAATCGACAGCGGACGGATCCCGAATATGATATTCTACGGTCCTTCGGGTACCGGCAAAACCACTGTTGCCAGAATAATTGCAGAAAGCACAAACATGTCCCCTGTTCAAGCTCAACGGTACATCAGCTTCAACGGATGATATACGTCAGGTCATAGCTGAAACCAACACTTTTGACGGATGCAACGGCGTTCTGCTCTATCTCGACGAGATCCAGTACCTTAACAAAAAGCAGCAGCAGAGCCTTCTTGAATACATAGAAAACGGACAGATAACGCTTATTGCCTCAACCACTGAAAACCCGTACTTTGCAGTATTCAACGCCGTTATAAGCCGCTCAACCGTTTTTGAATTCAAACCTGTAAACGCTGAAGATATCGCCAGAGCTGTTGAACGCGCATTCAGAGTACTTGAAGAGGAAAACGGATATACTATAACCGTTGAAGACGGCGTTATAGAACACATAGCATTTTCCTGCGGCGGAGATGTAAGAAAATCAATGAACACTGCAGAACTAAGCGTACTTTCCGGAGATGCGGACGAAAAAGGGATAACTGTTACTCTCGAAAGCGTTAAGCTTCTGGCTCAGCGCAGCAACATGAACTACGACCGTGACGGTTCACAGCACTACAACATTCTTTCCGCACTTCAGAAATCCATACGCGGATCTGACGAAAATGCAGCACTGCATTACCTCGCAAGACTGCTTGAAGCCGGTGATCTTATTTCAGCGACACGAAGACTCCTCGTAATCGCCGCTGAAGATGTGGGGCTTGCCTATCCTGCTGCGATTTCGATCGTCAAGGCATGTGTCGATTCCGCACTGCAGCTCGGAATGCCCGAAGCACGTATTCCTCTTGCTGAAGCAGTGATCCTTATGTGTACCTCGCCTAAATCCAACAGTGCCATCTGCGCCATTGACGAAGCACTGAACGATGTAAGGCACTGCAGCTACGGTGACATTCCGGCTTATCTTAAAGACGGTCATTACGCCGGAGCTGAAAAGCTCGGAAACGCAACCGGATATAAATACCCTCACAATTACGTTAATCACTACGTTAAACAGCAGTATCTTCCGGACAATATCAAGGACAGAGTCTACTATCGATTCGGAAACAACAAGCAGGAAAAAGCTGCAGAAGAGTACCGTAAAAAAATAACTTCCGGAAACTAAGGAACACTGATCAAATCGGAAATCCGGCTTCGCCGGATTTCCGAAGGTGGGATTTGAGGGACTTCGCCCCGGAGCCCCACGCTGATTTATGAATAAATCAGCGTATCCATAAAAAAATAACCCCGCAGTTTCATCAGCGGAACTGCGGGGTTTGTTTTATGATTCAATATAGGTTCTGTCGAAGGTTATAACGGTGTGGTATTTAACATCGTCTCCTTCAAAAACAGAATCTATTTTTTTTCTTTATCTCATCATTGGTAAGTGCAAGGTCAAACGGGACAACCACGTCAAAGATCATATTGATGTCGCATTCACCCGATGTAATACGGAAATCGTGGATACTCATACGATCATCGATGCTTTTTACAGTGACATTCATACGCTGGCGAAGTGCATTCACCTGTTCATTGTCAACATCGACCGGATCGGTATGGATCGTCATGATTATTCCAAGCTCATCGAAAATATCACGCTCACATGCATCGATAAGTTCATGGATTATAACAATGTTTTCTTTGCTGCTTACCTCTGCGTGACAGCTTGCGAGCATATTACCCGGACCGTAATCGTGCACTATCAGATCATGCACGCCGATTATTTTTTCCTTTTCCATGAGCATGTCGTTTATCTTTTTGACCAGAGCCGGATCTGCCGGTTTTCCGATAAGGTGATCAACGGTCTCTTTAACGATGCCGTAACCGCCTTTTATGATAAACAGAGAAACCAGAATACCCATCACTGCATCAACAGGAAGCTTTGTAAACAATGTGGATATCAGACCGATAAGAGCAGCCAGAGTAGAAACAACGTCATTTCTGCTGTCCTCAGAAGTAGCGAGCATAACTGAGGAATTGATCTCTGTGCCAAGTTTTCTGTTAAACACAGACATCCATAGTTTGACCCCGATGGAAGCCACAAGAGATAACACCGCACCCCAGGTAAACTTAAGTTCTTCAGGATCAAAAAGCTTTAAAAAAGAATTTCTCAGAAGTTCAAATCCAACCAGAAGAATGATAAAAGAAATCACAAGGGAAGTAAGATATTCGACTCTTCCGTGTCCGAAAGGATGATCCTTGTCTGACGGTTTGGCTGCCGCTTTATAGCCGATCATGGTAATTATACAGCTTGCACTGTCGGAAAGGTTGTTGAAAGCATCTGATATGATGGCAATTGATGAAGTGAGGAATCCCACAAGGTATTTTATAACAAACAGCAGTATGTTGCAGACTATACCGGTAATACTGCTGAGCATACCGTATTTCTCACGTACTTTTATATCATCTGTTTTTTCATAGTCTTTTACAAATCTTTTAACAAGAAAATCAGTCATTATAATTATCCCCTCTGAAGGCCGGACGAACTATCGCACCGGATCTTCATAAATATGCAGTCGGTCTGAAACTTAAAAAGCATCTTCCGATTCATTAAATTATAACAGATTGTACCCTTTAAGTCAATGCGTAAGAGCTCTTATTCATGGACACTGTTCAGTTATTACGCATATTATTTTCTAAAAATACTATTGACAAATAGTTTAATTTGTACTATACTCTAATTATAATTTTTTTACACAACAGGAGGTATATTTATGAACTACACTATTACAGGCGCACCGTTCCCGGTTGTTTCCTGCGAATTATCTGCAGGAGAATCAATGAACTGTCAGAAGGGCGCAATGGTATGGATGACAGAAAACATGAAAATGCAGACAGGCACTGAAGGCGGTCTCGGTAAAATGTTTACACGTGCTCTTTCAGGTGAGTCAATTTTTCACAACACTTATACTGCTGAAAAAACAGACGGCATGATCACATTCGGTGCAAGCTGTCCGGGAAACATTCTCGAATTTGATATTTCAAACGGCAATACTATCGTTGGTCAGAAGGGTTCTTATCTTGCATCTGAAACAGGTGTTGCTTTCGAAACATTCTTCCAGAAGAAACTCGGTGCCGGACTTTTCGGCGGTGAAGGCTTCATTCTTCAGAAGTTCACAGGAAACGGAAAGGTATTCCTTGAAATTGACGGAAGCGTAGTTGAATACACACTTGAAGCAGGTCAGACAATGCTCGTAGATACAGGATACCTCGCAGCTATGGACGCAACAGTTTCCATCAGCATCGATCAGGTAAAGGGCATCGGCAATGCACTCTTCGGCGGTGAAGGCTTATTCAATACAAAGCTTACCGGCCCTGGCCGCATCTGGCTCCAGACAATGCCAATATCTCAGTTTGCAGGATCTATTATTCCTTACATTCCTTCAAAGGGCTGATATCAACAGATATAAGACGTAAAAATACAACCGGTCTTCCGAAAGGCTTAACCTTTTCAGAAGACCGGTTATTTTTATAGAAGTGATCAATAAATCAGCGATTCCTTATTATTTATGCCAGTAGTCGTTTAAAAACTTAACTCTATTTTCAAGCCATCCGTGAAGATAATCTGCAGCTTCCTCTTCTGTTTTACATTTTATTGCTTTACTATGAATCTCATCTATATATGGAACTTCTTCACCGGAAGGAAGCTTTTTCCCGATATTCCCCCACTTTTTATAGTTGTTTTCAAAAGCTGTTTTGTATTCAGCTTTATCATTCTCAATAAGCTTTAATCCACGTTCGAAAACGCCGTCATCATAAGCTTTAGTCCACTTTTCTCTGATAATATCGGTGTACCATGACTGAGGCATCAGAACTGCAAGCCATGGATTTATCGTTTCATACTGTGCGTCAATTCCAAGTGAATCATTGGCATTTACATCCGGTACGGCACTTGCAGCATAGAATCCTGTACCATCAGCACAGCGGTCTTTGTTACCCATTGCAGAGTCAAAATCCCACGGTGCCTCAAAATGCAGTATTTTGTCTCCGTCTGCACTGAAATCCACATCCATAAAAAAGCTTGCTATGGCAACATCAGCATCACATGTAAGCTCACTGATAATGTACATATCAGCAAGCGAGTTCAGATCCACAACTTTTTTAACCGCTTCCTCAGGAGTGATGTCTGAGCTCTCAGTGATCTTAGTATAGTCATCATTAAACACATATGCCTTGTTTTCATATGAAGCACTGTACATGATCCTGTACACATTATTGATGTAGTCTGCAATAAAATCACGCTGTTTCTGTGAATAAATATCACTTTTTATGGTCATGCCGATAAAGTCACCAGCTTCAATAATTACACCATCCGGTTTCGGAATGACTGTGATACTCTTACCTGTTTTATCTCCGTTAAAAGATTTTAGCGGTGCATTGTCTGCGTAATCTACAACGAACGTTTTGCTTTCATCTTCGGCATAATAATTGTTGTCATATTCAAGGAAATAGCCTATATCTGTTCCCTGATAATCTTTCTCCGGATCATTTATATTAACACGATTTTCATTGACCTGCTGCAATTCAGCAAGAAGATATACACCCCAGTATTCCCCGTTGATATCTACTTCAACGAACTCTGCGTCCGATGCGTACAGTCCATCACTTTCGCAGATTTCACGCGCCATGCTTAAAGCTGCTTTGTTACGGAGCATTGAAGCATCTTTATACTCGGCAAGCAGTACCCAGTTTCTGAAAGCATTTCCGTCGTTAAGGTCGCCCATGCTCTGCTTTTCATTAAACCTGATCCTTAACGGCTTTTTATCATAGGTCGTGGTCCAGTTACCGCGAACCTTTACATCAGCCTGTGCTCCGTCAACCAGGATACTTCCGTCAGGATCACGAAGAGTCACAGTGCATGCTTCGTAATATGGTTCCTTGGGAATCTTAAATCCCGGAGTATATGTAATCATAATATCTGAAACGAATCTGGCAATAGGAACTGTAACAAAATCCATGACTTTCGGATCCTGACTTACAGTCCGGATAGATAAACGCTGCATGCATAAGTTACTGTAATCCGGTTCTGCAGCTTCTTCCTTTGATGTTTCAGTCTGGCCCGCGGCGTTCTGGTTCGACGAATTGCCAGCCTTGCTTTCCCCTGCTCCCCCTGTGCCGCCTGCTGTGCATGATGTGAGCATAATTAAAGCACTAATAGCAGCAATGATCTTTGTGTACTTCATAGTGTTTGTTCTCCTTATAATATGACGTCAGAATTACAGTAAACGCAAAAATATTTATTCGTTTACTATAATTTCAAAATTTATGTTTTCAGTATATCACAGCATGGAATATTAATCAATATTGTCGCCGATATTTTAACCTTTTTGTAAACTTCGCATAATAATATTATAATAAACCTAATCAGTCCCTTATCTGAATTTTAATAAATCAACACTTTCCTGTAACAGTGACAAATGTCACTACTTTTATCATACCTTCTGAAAACGCTCCAATTCAATTGACATTGACTGTTCACAGTGCTATAATTTTAATATTATTTATGAATAGGAGCATTTTATAATGAAAAAATTAACTGCAGCAATCTTATCAGCATGTTTACTTTCGGCAGCCGTTTCTTCCGTACCGGATCAGACATTTGCCGCAAAGACAAAGGGTGATATCAACGGTGACGGAAAGGTCAATTCCACCGATCTTCTTTCAGCACTGAAATATTTAACAGGCGCCTCAGCTAACACTGATATCTCCTCACTTGATATGAACGGTGACGGAAAGATCAATATTATCGATTTCATCGATCTTAAAACAAAGATCGTTCCTGAAGCAAAACCTGAAACAAGTGATTTTGAAATAAAGAACGGTGTACTTTTAAAATATAACGGAACGGACGAAATCGTAAAAATACCTGAAACAGTAACAGAGATCGCCGAACGTGCTTTCTGGAGCAACAGGAATATAGTAGCTGTATACATTCCGGGAACAGTAAAGAAGGTTGGAGACAGTGCTTTCTGGAGCTGTGATGCTCTGGAGTTTCTTGATATTGCTGAAGGCGTTGAACATATCGGAGACTCACTTACATGGAGCTGCCCTTCATTAAAGGACGTTAATCTTCCTTCTACAATAAAGCTTTCTGCTGATCTTTCAGAAGGACAGCTAAATATTTTTGCAAACTGCCCGAAACTTAAAATACATCTTTCCGAAAGCGCAAAGGGAAAGAATACTGACAGCGAAAAAATTGCAAAAAACAGTAAGCAGGCCTCAGAATCATGGGCAGATACTCCGTATGATTTCAAACCTGTAACTTACGTACCTGCCGACAGATCAAAGATGATAGTGCCGGGAGCATATGAATACGGAAAATTCAGCGAATTTACCATCCCGGAAGGAACAACAGAGATCGGTGCGAGAGCTTTCCAGTACTGCAAACAGCTTAAGAGCATTATCATTCCGGGCAGTGTAAAGTCGATCGGCGTGGATGCCTTTGAATACTGTGAATCACTCACTGACGTATATATCAGTGAAGGCTGTGAAACTCTTGAGTACGGTTCATTCGCATACTGTAAAACTCTTAAAAACGTTACTCTTCCGGCAAGCATCACTTCAATACACAAAGGTGCTTTCGACCACAGCAAGGATTCTCTGACGATCCACTGCCCTAAGGGATCATATGCAGAAAAATACGCAAATGAAAACAAAATAAAACACGATAACAATGTATCCGGAAAACCGGAAACACCTGCAGTTACAACTACGCCTGCTGTAACTGCACCTGCTGTTACAAAAGTTACACAGCCTGTAACTGCTTCCGGAACTGAGATTACAACTACAGCACCTGTAACAACAGTAAAATCTGAAACGACAACCACAGCAGCGGTCACAACAGTGTCAGCTGCAGCAGTTACAGCACCAGGGGTAACAACACAGGCAGTTACAACTACAGCCGTTTCTGCAGCAAAACCTTTCAGTATAAAAACAGCAGCAAAGTTTGCAGTTACATCGAAGAATCTAAACGGAGGTGTATGGGATGACGTAATTTCAAACACATCCAGAGGAAAGAATGCCTCCCCTGAACTTTCATGGGCTCCTGTCGAAAACGCTTCATGCTATGCGATATACATGATCGACACATCTGCCGGCAACTGGATGCACTGGAAATCGAACGGCATAAAAGAAACAAGTCTTAAGCAGGGCTATGCAAAGAGAAACGAATATGTAGGTCCGTATCCGCCGTCAGGCACACATACCTATCAGATCTATGTTTTTGCATTAAAGGATCCTGTTTCATCAATGCAGGGTAATTTTGATGATGAAAACGCAGGCATTGAAACACTTGCAAAGTCACTTGACAAAACCTCATCAGGTGAAGTCGGAAATATTATTTCATACGGTCATATTTCCGGTAAATTTTCACACTGAGAAATTACTGATCTGAACACGGTACAGTAAAATCTGATAAAAAAGCTGTGAGAGCTGAATAAAAGTTCTCACAGCTTTATTTTTTTGTAGTCTTGAAAACCGCTCTTCATTGTGTTACAATTAATATGTGTGTAATAAGTTTTGGCGATTTCTATGTAATCACTACTATACGACAAGCAATACTATTTTTCTATGAAAGAGGCAAATATGAGTTTTATTAAGAAACACGTATCCTGTTTACTGGCGTCCACACTGCTTATCACAGCTTCGCTGTCACTCAGCAGCTGCTCATCAAATCAGGAGATCGTTGTAAAGCCTGATGGCAGTACAGATACTGCAGTCACCGGTGCAGCTGTAACAGTTACAGAAAAAGCAGAAATTACAGAACCGGCCGTTACTGAACCGGAGGAAAAACTTCCTGATCTGAGTACGGTAAAAGTAAAACCTGAACAGACTGATGACGCAAAATATTCAACTGTTTCGGACTACGAAAGTTTTCTTACTGTCAGAGACGGATTTTATCAGTTGTCTTTTCTTGATGACAAGGAATTTGAAGATACGATAAACTCTGATATTAAAGAGGCATCGAAAAAGCTTAAGGCAGACTACGGCGAAGAATTTGCATATGAAGCTTCACGTTCCCACTCCAGAAACGTAGCACAGGCAGGCGGTATAATGGCCGATGTGATCATCAGAAACGGTTTTCTTTCCGTAATGCTTGAATATGGCTATTATGAGCCGTACGGAACTGATCTCGCCGGCGGATACAGCAATCTCCTCAAAAACAAGAGAACGATATACTGTGGACCACGCCGTTACGCTCAATTACGAGCTTTCAACCAGAACAAAAATAAACAGCATTACAGACCTTTTCTATAACGGCGCTGACTGGGAACAGGAACTTACATCTGCAGTCTACAAAGAATATCACGGTGATCCGTCATTTCTTCCTGAGGGTGCTCCGGAAATGTTCACTCTCGATTATTTTCTTGTTCCGACTGATGACGGTGACTACGCTGTTGTAAGATATAACAGTGAAGATCTTAACCTGAGCTACTGCGGTGACATGATCGCATCCCATTACCGTTCAATGAACGGCGTAGTCTCAGAGACAGCGGACAGAAATTATGAAATGTACACTCAGTCTTCAATTGAGACCTGTCCGAACTGCGGATTTAATTATATTCATCTTCGTTTTGACACTTCACGTTTCTACAGCGATGATGAACTCATACAGATGAACCGAGAACTTGAAACTCTTTACGACCACGGCTTTATGGGAAGAGAAAACCACGAGTGCAATTCTCTTCGCTCAAACTACGGTACAGTAAGACAGTATAATCCTGAATCAAACAAGCGCAATTTCGGTATAGATCTCTGGAGCTACTCCGACAAGGAAAACAAGCTTTATTTCTTTGATCCGAATTCGTACGAAAGACTCGGAATCGAACAGGTGATTGGCTGGAACTGGCGTGACTATGCTTCATCAGAAGATCCTGATACTCCTGACATAAGCACATTTGAACCTCATGCATTTGTTTCAGCAAGATATGATAAATCCGAAGGCATCGTCATCGCTGAACTCACCGGATATTCTCCTACCTATCAGCGTGACATCATTGTTACTGCCAGGGTTCCTGCAGATGAAGCAAATGAGAATTATCTCGACTGAAAATAAACAAAAAAATACCGCCTGCCGGGATTCTATTAAGAAACCGGAAGGCGGTATTTTATTTATGCAGCAAGCTTTGATCTGAGAAGAATATAGTCTACTATATTGATCTTTCCGTCGTCGTTCGCATCAGCTGCTGTAAAGTTTACTTTGTATCCGTCGTCTGCAATTCCGAGGATCTCTTTCTGAAGAATTATCAGATCTGTACTGTTTACTGAACCGTCTTCATTGATGTCGCCCTTTGTGATAACAGGTTCAGGAACTGTTGTTACAGGAACAGTAGTTTCTTCAGGAGTTGTCACGGTTGTTACTACTGTGGTAACAGCCTCTGTTGTCGTTACAGCTTCTGTGGTTGTAGCTTCAGTTGTAACCACTGTTGTAACAGGAGGTTCTGTCACCGGCTGAGCAAAAGGTGCTGATGGCTGAGCAGTAAAACCTGCACTCGGAACGCCCTT from Ruminococcus sp. HUN007 includes:
- a CDS encoding leucine-rich repeat protein, producing the protein MKKLTAAILSACLLSAAVSSVPDQTFAAKTKGDINGDGKVNSTDLLSALKYLTGASANTDISSLDMNGDGKINIIDFIDLKTKIVPEAKPETSDFEIKNGVLLKYNGTDEIVKIPETVTEIAERAFWSNRNIVAVYIPGTVKKVGDSAFWSCDALEFLDIAEGVEHIGDSLTWSCPSLKDVNLPSTIKLSADLSEGQLNIFANCPKLKIHLSESAKGKNTDSEKIAKNSKQASESWADTPYDFKPVTYVPADRSKMIVPGAYEYGKFSEFTIPEGTTEIGARAFQYCKQLKSIIIPGSVKSIGVDAFEYCESLTDVYISEGCETLEYGSFAYCKTLKNVTLPASITSIHKGAFDHSKDSLTIHCPKGSYAEKYANENKIKHDNNVSGKPETPAVTTTPAVTAPAVTKVTQPVTASGTEITTTAPVTTVKSETTTTAAVTTVSAAAVTAPGVTTQAVTTTAVSAAKPFSIKTAAKFAVTSKNLNGGVWDDVISNTSRGKNASPELSWAPVENASCYAIYMIDTSAGNWMHWKSNGIKETSLKQGYAKRNEYVGPYPPSGTHTYQIYVFALKDPVSSMQGNFDDENAGIETLAKSLDKTSSGEVGNIISYGHISGKFSH